The proteins below are encoded in one region of Aestuariivirga litoralis:
- a CDS encoding sarcosine oxidase subunit gamma translates to MLEATSPLGKEARFEIEGLTLSEGTKLQLTQYAATQRILERELDVKLEFGTAQSSGGRTVLQVSEDQVWSIGPVVDSKSLYVTPLSSGRTRIVLEGDKARALLFACAPVDFSPSVFSTGHYVMTGIHHTPVTIHCVKPNTFHIYVMRTFALSMWEWLTDAAEGL, encoded by the coding sequence ATGCTTGAAGCAACATCACCTCTGGGCAAGGAAGCCCGCTTCGAGATTGAAGGCCTCACGCTTTCCGAAGGTACGAAGCTGCAGCTCACCCAATATGCTGCCACGCAGCGCATCCTGGAACGCGAACTGGATGTAAAACTCGAGTTCGGAACCGCGCAGTCTTCCGGTGGCCGCACGGTTTTGCAGGTGAGTGAGGATCAGGTCTGGTCAATCGGCCCGGTTGTCGATTCAAAATCGCTCTATGTCACACCGCTGTCATCGGGCCGCACCCGCATTGTGCTGGAAGGCGACAAGGCACGCGCACTTCTGTTTGCCTGCGCCCCGGTGGATTTCTCGCCATCGGTCTTCAGCACCGGACACTATGTGATGACCGGCATCCACCACACGCCGGTGACCATCCATTGCGTCAAGCCCAACACATTCCATATATACGTGATGCGCACCTTCGCGCTTTCGATGTGGGAATGGCTGACGGACGCCGCTGAAGGCCTCTGA
- a CDS encoding MFS transporter — protein sequence MTTAAVAHTMFSTDKTEADRQWAVLTIVLATYLLILLDTSIVITGLPDIAKDFGFSPSSLSWVQNAYTLFFGGFLMVGARAGDLFGRKRVYLTGVAIFTLASLAIGLAQSGTMLVVARAIQGVGAAILAPATMALLTIHFPEGEPRTKALSAYAATAGIGASLGLVLGGFFAGALSWRVGFLVNVPVGIILWWAGRSLLVETPRTKGAPDMLSAGLSTLGMGSLVYGIVSSATGWAQIEAWGACVLGIALLAAFFLRQAGAKAPLLPLSLFASSSRTASYVARMMFIGAMVGFFFYATQLMQVVMGMTPFQAGLGFLPMTAMTFVASLLIPRGTRLIGTGGVLALAFLCAALGLFWLGQQPAHSTYLWNVGLPMLLLGIGNGAALGPLTVAGMSGVAKADAGAASGVVNTAHQLGGTLGLASLVALAATFSDSLADHIVLGFNAAAILQLAGLALTLLFVARPR from the coding sequence ATGACAACCGCCGCTGTAGCCCACACCATGTTCTCCACCGATAAGACCGAAGCCGACCGCCAATGGGCGGTGCTGACCATTGTTCTGGCCACTTACCTGCTGATTTTGCTCGATACATCCATCGTGATCACTGGCCTGCCGGACATCGCCAAGGATTTCGGCTTCTCGCCCTCATCCCTTAGCTGGGTACAAAATGCTTACACGTTATTCTTTGGCGGCTTCCTCATGGTGGGCGCGCGGGCGGGGGACCTGTTTGGCCGCAAGCGCGTCTATCTCACCGGCGTTGCCATTTTCACTCTGGCCTCATTGGCGATCGGCCTGGCCCAATCAGGCACCATGCTGGTCGTGGCGCGTGCCATACAGGGCGTGGGCGCGGCGATTCTGGCACCCGCTACGATGGCGCTTCTGACCATTCATTTCCCCGAAGGCGAGCCGCGCACCAAGGCGCTCTCAGCCTATGCCGCCACGGCGGGCATCGGTGCCAGCTTGGGCTTGGTGCTCGGCGGCTTCTTCGCCGGCGCTCTCTCTTGGCGCGTTGGCTTTCTGGTCAACGTGCCCGTCGGCATCATTCTCTGGTGGGCGGGCCGCAGCTTGCTGGTTGAAACACCGCGCACCAAGGGTGCGCCAGATATGCTGAGTGCGGGCCTTTCCACCTTGGGCATGGGTAGCCTGGTTTACGGCATCGTGTCCTCAGCCACGGGCTGGGCGCAGATCGAAGCCTGGGGTGCATGTGTTTTAGGGATCGCCCTGCTGGCCGCATTCTTCCTGCGCCAGGCCGGGGCCAAGGCACCGCTGCTGCCGTTGAGCCTGTTTGCTTCCTCCAGCCGCACCGCCTCCTATGTGGCGCGCATGATGTTCATCGGGGCGATGGTGGGCTTCTTCTTTTATGCCACGCAGCTGATGCAAGTGGTGATGGGCATGACGCCGTTTCAGGCCGGCCTTGGTTTCCTGCCGATGACTGCGATGACCTTTGTAGCCTCACTGCTTATCCCGCGTGGCACGCGGCTGATCGGAACGGGTGGCGTTCTGGCCTTGGCTTTCCTCTGCGCGGCTCTGGGCCTGTTCTGGCTTGGCCAGCAACCTGCACATTCCACCTATCTGTGGAATGTCGGCCTGCCGATGCTTTTGCTCGGCATTGGCAATGGCGCAGCTCTTGGTCCTTTGACAGTGGCTGGCATGAGCGGTGTTGCCAAGGCTGACGCGGGCGCGGCCTCTGGCGTGGTCAACACCGCGCATCAATTGGGCGGCACACTGGGCCTGGCCAGCCTGGTTGCACTGGCGGCAACCTTCTCGGATTCTCTGGCCGATCATATTGTGTTGGGATTTAACGCTGCGGCAATTCTGCAACTGGCGGGCCTTGCACTCACATTGCTCTTTGTTGCCCGTCCGCGCTAA
- a CDS encoding DUF1214 domain-containing protein, with translation MRISFGPAVLVAGAVAGYVAGVQALGKAGQYSVGEGGHWKQETTNPKDVYLIYALGHFRSLGLLPPGHDTAYYTRDLDEDGNALRSTCSYILSGQEPAARWWSVNAMPEGTPQKAISLTAADAVLTGDKELKLAISRHMQPGNLLQVEDFGPMRVTLVLNAPYPPKKDEALKLPSLKKVTCE, from the coding sequence ATGAGGATTTCCTTCGGCCCTGCAGTTCTGGTTGCCGGTGCGGTCGCCGGCTATGTGGCCGGCGTTCAAGCGCTGGGCAAGGCCGGGCAATATTCTGTGGGTGAAGGCGGGCACTGGAAGCAGGAAACCACCAATCCCAAAGATGTCTATCTGATCTATGCGCTCGGTCATTTCCGCAGCCTGGGGCTTCTGCCACCGGGGCACGACACCGCCTATTACACGCGCGATCTTGATGAAGATGGCAATGCGCTACGTTCCACCTGTTCCTATATTCTGAGCGGGCAAGAACCTGCTGCGCGCTGGTGGTCGGTGAATGCCATGCCGGAAGGCACGCCGCAGAAAGCCATATCGCTGACCGCCGCCGATGCCGTGCTGACGGGCGACAAGGAATTGAAGCTGGCAATTTCGCGTCACATGCAACCGGGCAATCTTCTGCAGGTCGAGGATTTCGGGCCGATGCGAGTGACGCTGGTGCTCAATGCCCCCTATCCACCGAAGAAGGATGAGGCCCTGAAGCTGCCCAGCCTGAAGAAAGTCACCTGCGAATGA
- a CDS encoding transglycosylase domain-containing protein yields the protein MSQLPTRNRFFRMMWTADAFISSAVFETLRAIKSAYWSYSAWLYRWFRISGLQRVLVDLIDDGFTFGVVICFALLAYAVPRAPDPATMLNNGREYAITFTDSDGNIIGRRGIRQNDNIPLNEIPPVLIKAVLATEDARFYDHFGVDVIGTLRAMIHNTHGGSKQGGSSITQQVVKNILLTPERTMQRKVHEAFLSLWLEERFSKDQILKLYLDRAYMGGGTYGVEAASQFYFGKSVRDINLPEAAVLAGLFKAPTQYAPHANPEASRARSDVVLYRMLDAGAITQGELLQAKRNPAQIVEQNILASPNWFLDFAYKDTLDVLKRQNIKNDYVLEVKTTINTRLQNASQAILNDVIDNIGPDRLFTQASSVTMSPDGAVRQIVGGRDYEDSQFNRVTNAYRQTGSSFKPFVYLTALLKGYTPETIVIDGPVCVGNWCVHNFSPGFRGAISLKTALTHSINTIAVKLLLYAGNNNATAGRKKVEETARLVGITGNLDPYATMAIGTSALTLMDLSTGYATIANGGKLAHPYAVQEIRRPDGSLIYNHDTNEKDLPQVVPAAKIAQLVTMMRSVVTSGTATAADLGFEPVAGKTGTNANFRDAWFMGFTGHYLTGVWVGNDDNSPMASSKGLAVTGGVVPAPAWKRIMSVAEFGLKPIGIPGVPLDGSYSAPPTSIPDPALPNAVAEQASPQVASNDEATALAATADAGEQADTDSKDILNNMIDMFQPTSSDTAAAAPRKKPRIKQAQAPAPKAQRKSLFELLFGRH from the coding sequence TTGAGCCAGCTCCCTACCCGCAACCGCTTTTTCCGCATGATGTGGACGGCCGATGCCTTTATCAGCTCGGCCGTGTTTGAAACCCTGCGCGCGATCAAGTCTGCCTATTGGAGCTATTCTGCCTGGCTTTACCGATGGTTCCGCATTTCCGGCCTGCAGCGTGTGCTGGTTGATCTGATCGACGATGGTTTTACCTTCGGGGTGGTGATCTGTTTTGCGCTTCTGGCCTATGCCGTGCCGCGCGCCCCCGATCCAGCCACCATGCTCAACAATGGCCGCGAATACGCGATCACCTTTACCGACTCGGATGGCAACATCATCGGCCGCCGTGGCATCCGCCAGAATGACAATATTCCGCTGAATGAAATCCCGCCGGTTCTGATCAAGGCGGTGCTGGCCACCGAGGATGCGCGCTTCTACGACCATTTCGGCGTGGACGTGATCGGCACGCTCAGAGCCATGATCCACAACACCCATGGCGGCTCCAAACAGGGTGGTTCGTCGATCACCCAGCAGGTGGTGAAGAACATCCTGCTCACCCCGGAACGCACCATGCAGCGCAAGGTGCATGAAGCCTTTCTTTCGCTGTGGCTGGAAGAGCGTTTCAGCAAGGACCAGATACTCAAGCTCTATCTTGACCGCGCCTATATGGGCGGCGGCACTTATGGTGTGGAAGCAGCCTCACAATTCTATTTCGGCAAATCCGTGCGCGATATCAATCTGCCGGAAGCCGCCGTGCTGGCCGGCTTGTTCAAGGCGCCGACGCAATATGCGCCGCATGCCAACCCTGAAGCCTCGCGCGCCCGCAGCGATGTGGTGCTCTACCGCATGCTGGATGCGGGTGCCATCACCCAGGGCGAGCTGTTGCAGGCAAAGCGCAATCCGGCACAAATCGTCGAACAAAATATTCTGGCCAGCCCGAACTGGTTTCTCGATTTCGCCTACAAGGACACACTTGATGTGCTGAAGCGGCAGAACATCAAGAATGACTATGTGCTCGAGGTGAAGACCACCATCAACACCCGCCTGCAAAACGCCTCGCAGGCCATTCTCAATGATGTGATCGACAATATCGGGCCGGACCGTCTTTTCACCCAGGCCTCATCTGTTACCATGTCGCCGGACGGCGCGGTGCGCCAGATCGTCGGCGGACGTGACTATGAAGACAGCCAGTTCAACCGCGTCACCAATGCCTACCGGCAGACGGGTTCTTCTTTCAAACCATTCGTGTATCTCACCGCCCTTCTCAAGGGCTACACGCCTGAGACCATCGTGATTGATGGCCCGGTCTGCGTTGGCAATTGGTGCGTGCATAATTTCTCGCCCGGCTTCCGCGGTGCGATCAGCCTGAAAACTGCGCTCACCCATTCGATCAATACGATTGCGGTGAAGCTGCTGCTTTATGCAGGCAACAACAACGCCACAGCGGGCCGCAAAAAAGTGGAAGAGACTGCGCGCCTGGTAGGCATCACCGGCAATCTCGATCCCTATGCCACGATGGCGATCGGCACCAGCGCTCTCACCTTGATGGATCTCAGCACCGGCTATGCCACGATCGCCAATGGCGGCAAGCTGGCGCATCCCTATGCTGTCCAGGAAATTCGCCGGCCCGATGGATCGCTGATTTATAATCATGACACCAATGAGAAAGACCTGCCACAAGTGGTGCCCGCCGCGAAAATCGCGCAGCTTGTCACCATGATGCGCAGCGTTGTGACCAGCGGCACCGCGACCGCCGCCGATCTGGGATTTGAGCCCGTCGCCGGCAAGACCGGCACCAATGCCAATTTCCGCGATGCCTGGTTCATGGGCTTCACCGGGCATTATCTCACCGGTGTTTGGGTCGGCAATGATGACAATTCACCGATGGCCAGCTCTAAAGGCCTGGCTGTCACCGGCGGTGTGGTGCCAGCCCCGGCCTGGAAGCGCATCATGAGTGTCGCTGAGTTTGGCCTGAAGCCCATTGGGATTCCCGGTGTGCCACTGGATGGCAGCTATTCAGCGCCGCCCACCTCCATTCCTGATCCGGCTTTGCCAAATGCGGTGGCCGAACAGGCCAGTCCACAGGTGGCATCCAATGATGAAGCCACAGCCCTCGCCGCAACGGCGGATGCGGGCGAGCAGGCTGATACGGATTCCAAGGACATCCTGAACAACATGATTGATATGTTCCAGCCGACGTCTTCAGATACGGCCGCTGCAGCGCCACGCAAGAAGCCCCGCATCAAGCAGGCCCAGGCGCCTGCACCCAAGGCACAGCGCAAGAGCCTGTTTGAATTGCTATTCGGGCGACATTAA
- a CDS encoding LysR family transcriptional regulator: MKTPDYAALQAFMVVARERSFTRAAAQLGISQSSLSHTIRGLEERLGLRLLARTTRSVAPTAAGERLLGSLQPAFAQISAELQSLNALKDKPSGLIRISCGEHAARSALWPRIEKFLAQNPDVQVEITVDNGLIDIVTEKFDAGIRHGELVAKDMIALPLGPELRMLPAASPAYFKTYPKPKRPEDLTGHACINIRLPTLGNVYAWEFEKAGRSVNVKVEGPLLTNSVDIRLQAALSGLGIAYLPADVLATYIAKGKLIPVLEDWCPPYAGYHLYYPNRRQPTPAFAAFLAAIRARQASMELP; the protein is encoded by the coding sequence ATGAAAACGCCTGATTATGCGGCCTTGCAGGCCTTCATGGTGGTGGCGCGCGAGCGCAGCTTCACCCGCGCCGCCGCCCAGCTTGGCATTTCGCAATCCTCGCTCAGCCATACAATCAGGGGGCTGGAAGAGCGCTTGGGCCTTCGCCTTCTGGCTCGCACGACGCGCAGCGTGGCGCCCACAGCAGCGGGCGAGCGATTGCTGGGTTCGCTGCAACCGGCCTTCGCCCAGATCAGTGCCGAGCTGCAATCCCTCAATGCGCTGAAGGATAAGCCCTCCGGCCTCATCCGCATCAGTTGCGGCGAACATGCAGCGCGTTCGGCTCTTTGGCCCCGAATCGAAAAATTCCTGGCGCAAAACCCTGATGTGCAGGTGGAAATCACTGTCGATAACGGCCTCATTGATATCGTGACCGAGAAATTCGATGCCGGCATCCGGCACGGCGAGCTGGTGGCCAAGGACATGATCGCCCTGCCGCTCGGGCCTGAACTGCGCATGCTGCCCGCAGCCTCCCCAGCCTATTTCAAAACCTATCCCAAGCCCAAGCGCCCCGAGGATTTGACCGGGCACGCCTGCATCAATATCCGCCTGCCCACGCTGGGCAATGTCTATGCTTGGGAGTTTGAAAAGGCCGGGCGCAGCGTGAATGTGAAGGTGGAAGGCCCGCTTTTAACCAACAGCGTGGATATCCGCCTGCAGGCGGCTCTTTCAGGGCTGGGCATTGCCTATCTGCCGGCGGATGTTCTGGCAACTTACATCGCCAAGGGAAAGCTGATCCCGGTTCTGGAGGATTGGTGCCCGCCTTATGCCGGCTATCACCTGTATTATCCCAACCGCCGCCAGCCCACCCCAGCTTTTGCCGCTTTTCTGGCGGCGATCAGAGCGCGCCAGGCTTCCATGGAATTGCCCTGA
- a CDS encoding NADP-dependent malic enzyme: MVQQSNDVRSGSLLYHEQGRPGKLEIRATKPLANQRDLALAYSPGVAAVSEAIHADPSLAAKYTARANLVGVVSNGTAVLGLGNIGALASKPVMEGKAVLFKKFADIDVFDIEVSPTNVDELVLAISALEPTFGGINLEDIKAPECFELEARLRERMKIPVFHDDQHGTAVIVAAAVTNALTLAGKDLAKVKIVASGAGAAALACLNQLIAIGASRENIWVTDLEGVVYEGRNKLMDPWKEKFAQKTDARVLSEVIHDADVFLGLSAAGVLKPDMVAKLAKDPLILALANPNPEIMPEEAMALRPDAFICTGRSDYPNQVNNVLCFPYIFRGALDVGATTINEEMKRAAIEAIAGLAREAPSDVVARAYGGEARLFGKDQLIPSPFDPRLILRIAPAVAKAAMETGVATRPITDMDAYEDKLQRFVFKSGFIMRRIYQAARKSPGRVIFADGEDERVLRAAQALIEEKMATPILVGRPHVIETRLKRYGLSIKMGTDFQITNPEDDPRYRDYVATYVEIAGRKGVTIDAARALVRTNNSIIAALALHRGEAEAMICGLEGHYRSKLRAITDIVGFAPGVKQLAAMSLMITSRGIVFLADTHVQPDPSAEAIAETVKLCVEHIGRFGVTARVALVAHSDFGDHETPVSARMRGALEIIRRQQPGLEIDGEMRLNTALVEEVREKKLSASTLTGEANLLVMPDLASANVAYQAIKIFGDSLAVGPILLGTAKPAHILTGSVTARGVMNLASIAVAEACAGK; this comes from the coding sequence ATGGTTCAACAATCCAACGACGTGCGCAGCGGTTCCCTTCTCTATCACGAGCAGGGCAGGCCGGGTAAACTTGAGATTAGGGCGACCAAGCCTCTGGCCAACCAGCGCGACCTGGCACTGGCCTATTCGCCCGGCGTGGCTGCCGTTTCCGAAGCCATCCATGCCGATCCATCACTGGCCGCCAAATACACCGCGCGCGCCAATCTGGTTGGCGTGGTGTCGAACGGCACAGCCGTGTTGGGCCTCGGCAATATCGGCGCGCTGGCGTCAAAGCCGGTGATGGAGGGCAAGGCCGTCCTCTTCAAAAAATTCGCTGACATTGACGTGTTCGATATCGAAGTCTCGCCCACCAATGTGGATGAGCTGGTGCTCGCCATCTCGGCACTGGAGCCCACTTTCGGCGGCATCAACCTCGAAGACATCAAGGCCCCGGAATGTTTTGAGCTGGAAGCGCGCCTGCGCGAGCGGATGAAAATCCCGGTCTTCCATGATGACCAGCATGGCACCGCGGTGATCGTCGCCGCCGCCGTCACCAATGCGCTCACGCTGGCCGGCAAGGATCTGGCCAAGGTCAAGATCGTGGCGTCAGGTGCGGGGGCCGCCGCACTAGCCTGCCTCAACCAGTTGATCGCCATCGGTGCAAGCCGCGAAAACATCTGGGTCACTGATCTGGAAGGCGTGGTCTATGAAGGCCGCAACAAATTGATGGATCCGTGGAAGGAAAAATTCGCGCAGAAGACCGATGCGCGCGTGCTTTCCGAAGTGATCCATGACGCTGACGTGTTCCTCGGTCTCTCCGCCGCCGGCGTGCTGAAGCCCGACATGGTGGCCAAGCTGGCCAAGGACCCGCTGATCCTGGCTCTGGCCAATCCCAATCCTGAAATCATGCCGGAGGAGGCAATGGCCTTGCGGCCCGATGCCTTCATCTGCACCGGCCGTTCGGATTATCCGAACCAGGTGAACAACGTTCTGTGCTTCCCTTATATTTTCCGTGGCGCGCTCGATGTGGGCGCGACCACCATCAATGAGGAAATGAAGCGCGCGGCAATTGAGGCCATCGCCGGCCTGGCGCGCGAAGCCCCGTCAGATGTGGTGGCCCGCGCCTATGGCGGCGAAGCGCGCTTGTTCGGCAAGGACCAGTTGATCCCTTCGCCGTTTGACCCTCGCCTGATCCTGCGCATCGCCCCCGCCGTGGCCAAGGCCGCGATGGAAACCGGCGTGGCCACGCGCCCGATCACCGACATGGACGCCTATGAAGACAAGCTGCAGCGCTTCGTTTTCAAATCCGGCTTCATCATGCGCCGCATCTATCAGGCCGCGCGCAAATCGCCGGGCCGGGTGATCTTCGCCGATGGTGAGGATGAACGCGTGCTGCGCGCCGCCCAGGCGCTGATCGAGGAAAAGATGGCCACGCCCATTCTGGTGGGCCGCCCGCATGTGATCGAGACGCGCCTCAAGCGTTACGGCCTGTCGATCAAGATGGGCACCGATTTCCAGATCACCAATCCGGAAGACGATCCGCGCTACCGTGACTATGTGGCCACCTATGTGGAAATCGCCGGCCGCAAGGGCGTGACCATTGATGCCGCACGCGCATTGGTGCGTACCAACAATTCGATTATTGCCGCACTCGCATTGCATCGTGGCGAGGCCGAAGCGATGATCTGCGGGTTGGAAGGCCATTACCGCTCCAAGCTGCGCGCCATCACCGACATTGTGGGTTTCGCCCCCGGTGTGAAACAGCTCGCCGCAATGAGCCTGATGATCACTTCGCGCGGCATCGTGTTCCTGGCGGATACACATGTGCAGCCTGATCCTTCCGCGGAAGCCATCGCTGAAACGGTGAAGCTCTGCGTCGAACATATCGGCCGCTTCGGCGTTACGGCCCGCGTGGCCCTCGTCGCCCATTCCGATTTCGGTGACCATGAAACGCCTGTGTCTGCCCGCATGCGCGGCGCGCTGGAAATTATCCGCCGCCAGCAACCGGGACTGGAGATCGACGGCGAGATGCGCCTCAACACGGCTCTGGTGGAAGAAGTGCGTGAGAAGAAGCTCTCGGCCTCCACCCTCACTGGTGAAGCGAACTTGTTGGTGATGCCTGATCTCGCATCGGCCAACGTGGCCTATCAGGCGATCAAGATATTCGGTGATTCACTTGCTGTAGGCCCCATCCTTCTGGGCACCGCCAAGCCCGCGCATATCCTGACCGGCTCGGTCACCGCGCGCGGCGTGATGAATCTCGCATCGATTGCAGTAGCCGAGGCCTGCGCCGGCAAGTGA
- a CDS encoding DUF1491 family protein, with product MSANIKSRIWVEALLRRCQAEGKFGAVVHSGADEAGAVFVAINHLDGTYDLLAPPVGPAHSDYGERLFTQVFEQPQPWAELAPYIERQRKFDSDLWLVEIEDKQGLAGLKPASF from the coding sequence GTGAGTGCCAATATCAAATCACGCATCTGGGTGGAGGCGCTCTTGCGCCGCTGCCAGGCGGAAGGAAAATTCGGCGCGGTGGTGCATAGCGGCGCTGATGAGGCCGGTGCGGTTTTCGTGGCCATCAATCATCTCGATGGCACCTATGACCTGCTGGCCCCGCCTGTAGGGCCTGCGCATAGTGATTATGGCGAACGGCTCTTCACCCAGGTTTTCGAACAGCCCCAACCTTGGGCGGAGCTTGCGCCTTACATTGAACGGCAAAGAAAATTCGATTCCGATCTCTGGCTGGTTGAAATCGAAGACAAACAAGGCCTGGCAGGCCTTAAACCGGCTTCATTTTGA